The genomic region GCAGCTCCCACTCCTTGCGGGGCTCCTCGACCACGTCGAGCCGTTCGATCAGCCGTTCGGTCTGCTTCGCCTTGGAGGCCTGCTTCTCGGTCGCCTCGCTGCGGAACTTCCGGCCGATCTTGTCGTTGTCGGTGGCCTTGCGCCGGGCGTTCTTCACGCCCTTCTCCATCCAGGAGCGCTGGGTACGCGCCCGCGCCTCCAGACCGGCGCGGGTGTCGGCGTACTCCTCGAAGTCGGCGCGGGCGTGCCGGCGCGCCACCTCGCGCTCCTCCAGGTAGGCCGCGTAGCCGCCGCCGTACTGGTTGATCTGCTGCTGGGGCAGGTCCAGCTCCAGCACACGGGTCACTGTGCGGGTGAGGAACTCCCGGTCGTGGCTGACAAGCACCGTGCCGGCCCGCAGCCCGGTGACGAACTCCTCCAGCCGCTCCAGCCCGGCCAGGTCCAGATCGTTCGTCGGCTCGTCGAGCAGGAACACGTCGTACCGGCTGAGCAGCAGCGACGCGAGCCCGGCCCGGGCGGCCTGACCACCGGAGAGCCCGGTCGTCGGATGGTCCAGGTCGACCGCGAGCCCCAGGTCGGCGCTTACCTGCTCGGCGCGCTCCTCCAGATCCGCACCGCCGAGGGCGAGCCAGCGCTCCAGGGCATCGGCGTACGCGTCGTCGGCCCCTACCGCCCCGGCGGTCAGCGCCTCGGCCGCCGCGTCCAACGCGGCCTGCGCGGCGGTCACCCCGGTCCGGCGGGCCAGGAAGTCACGTACCGTCTCGCCCGGCCGCCGCTCCGGCTCCTGCGGCAGGTGCCCGACGCTCGCGGTGGGCGGGCTGAGTCGGACGCTGCCGGCCTCCACCGGAAGCAACCCCGCGAGGGTACGCAGCAACGTCGACTTGCCGGCGCCGTTCGGCCCGACCAGGCCGACCACGTCGCCGGGGGCGACCACCAGGTCCAGGCCAGCGAACAGTGGTCGGTCGCCGTGCCCGGCGGCCAGGTCCTTGACGATCATCGTGGCGCTCATCAGGACGGCAGCCTATCCGGCTGCCCGCATACGAACCGACGGCAGCGGGCAGACTCAACAGCGTGGTGACCACACTGGCGATCGACTGCGGTGGCGGCGGCATCAAGGCGTCGGTGCTCGACGAGGCCGGCACGATGCGCGCCCGGCCGCTGCGCGTGCCGACTCCGTACCCGCTGCCGCCCGCACTGTTCGTCCAGACGCTGCTGGACCTGGGCGCGCGGCTGCCGACGGCGGACCGGCTGACCGTAGGCGTACCCGGCATGATCAGGCACGGAGTGGTGGTCGCCACCCCGCACTACGTAACCAGGAACGGTCCGCGCACCCGCGTCGACCCGGACCTGCTTGCCGAGTGGTCCGGCTGGGACGCCCGCGGCGCGTTGGCCGACGCGTTCGGGGTGCCCGCGCTGGTGCTCAACGACGCCGAGGTGCACGGCGCCGGGGTGGTCGCCGGCACCGGCTGCGAGCTGGTGCTGACCCTGGGGACGGGGCTGGGCAGCGCCCTCTTCGACGGCGGTCGGCTCGCGCCGCACCTTGAGCTGTCCCACGCGCCGGTGCGGTGGGGAACCACCTACGACACGTACGTCGGTGAGCCGGAGCGTCGGCGACTCGGCGACGCGTTCTGGTCCCGCCGGATCCGACAGGTGGTGGACGGGCTCCGTCCCGTGTTCCGCTGGGACCGCCTCTATCTGGGCGGAGGCAACTCGCGGCTGATCCGGCCCGAGCAACTGGCCCGGATGGGCGACGACGTGGTGGTGGTGCCGAACACCGCAGGCATCGTCGGTGGCGTCCGCGCCTGGGAGCTGTCCACCGGCCGCCGGAACGCCCGAACCTGACCCGATCTCGACATCGGGAACAGTCGCCAAACTCACAGCGTTGTGCCAGCGTCGGGACAGGTGACGGTACGACCCGAGGAGGTGGACAGATGGATCTTCTGGCGGACTACCGGCGGGCGACCATGTTCTTCGAGACCGGCGACCCGAGCGGGGCGGCCCGACTGCTGGAGCCGATCGTGGACGCCGAGCCCGGCAACGCGGCGGTCCGGCAGTTGCTGGCCCGGGCATACTTCCAGTCGGCCCAGCTCAACCGGGCCGAGGCGCACCTGCGGGAGCTGGTCGACCGGGACCCGAGCGACCACTACGCGCACCACGTGCTTGGGCGGACGCTGGAGCGGCTGAACCGGCACACCGACGCGCTGCGGCACCTGCGGATCGCCGCCGCCATGTACGCGGCCAACGACGACTATCGGGTGGCGCTGGATCGGGTCGAGGCCCGTGTCGGCGGCACGCGCTGAACGAACCGGCGACGAGCAAGGGGCGGTCCTGCGGGGCCGCCCTTCGTCGTACGGCGGGGTGCCCGCCGAGCATGCCTAGGATGGCGGGCATGGGACCTGACCGGCCGGGGGCTGCGGCATGAAGCTCAAGCTGGACCTGCACGAGATCTTCAACAAGGGCCAGGACATCGACCGGGCGCTGCGCGGGATCATGGACGAGGCGGTGGCGAAGAAGGCCACCCTCGTCGAGATCATCCCCGGCAAGGGGTCGGGGCAGCTCAAGAAGCGGGTGCTGCGGTTCCTCGACCAGAAGGACGTCAAGCAGCTCTACCACCGGGTGGAGAAGGACTCGAAGAACTTCGGCCGCCTCTTCGTGCACTTCCGCTGGAAGTAGTGTCGTGCTGCCCGCGAGGCAGGTTCAGAGGTCCAGGACGCCAACCGTCTGGCCGCCACTCTGCTCGCCTGTCGGCCGGAAGCCCAGCTTCAGATAGAACTCCTCCGGCCCTCCTGCCCGGGGCTCCCAGGTGACGTATGCCTGGGTGCCGCCCCGGGCGCGGATCTCCCCGCAGGCGGCCGCGGTGGCGAACCGGCCGTAACCCTTCCCCTGTGCGTCGGCCGCGATGTTCAGCCGCCACAGACCGGAGCGCAGGTCGTCCGGATTGTCGCCCCACGGGATGTCGAGGAAGGCCATGAGAAAGCCGACCAGCCGGTCGCCGTCGTAGATCAGCCTGGGCCAGGCGTGGTCAGGGAAGACGTACGCCTCGGCCAGCGACTGGACCACCGGCGCGACCAGATCCTCCTGATCGGGGCGCACCGACAGTTCGAGGGCCGCCTCGTAGTTCTCCGGGGTGATCTTCTCCAGCCGCATGTCGCGGACCATAGCGGGCGGAGGTTGGACAAGCGACTGGGTTAGGCCGGAGCGGCTCCCGGCTGGTAGATTGGATCGAAGTAAGATCCGATCTAGCTTTGGAGAGGCTATGTTCGTCGGTCGGCGCACTGAACTTGACCTGCTCACCAAGCAGCTTGATCATGTGAAGCGCACCGGCGGTGGCCGCTCTGTCGCTATCCGCGGGCGGCGGCAGGTGGGCAAGTCGCGGCTCGTGCAGGAGCTGTGCGATCAGGTCGAACTGCCGTACTGCTTCTACACCGCCGTCAAGGGCGCGTCGAGCGTCGAAGCGGTCGGCCACTTTCTCGGCGCGCTGCGCGACTCGTCGCTGCTCACCTCCGGCGGTCGTGACCTCCTGCCGTCCCAACCGACGGCCGGTGGCTGGGGCGACATGCTGCGGGTCCTGGCGGGCGTCCTGCCCGACACGCCGAGTGTGGTCGTCTTTGACGAGTTGCCCTGGATCTCCGAGCAGGACGCGACGTTCGACGGGCACCTCCAGGTCGCCTGGGACAGGCTCCTCTCCAGCAAGCCGGTGCTACTACTGCTGCTGGGCAGTGATCTGCACATGATGCAGCGGTTCACCGAGTACGACCGGCCGTTCTACGGCAGGGCCACGAACATGGTCCTCGGCCCGTTCAACCTTGGCGAAACCGCCGCCGTGACCGGGCTGAGCGGCGCCGATGCGATCGATGCGCACCTGATCACTGGTGGCTTGCCCGGTGTCGCCCTGGAATGGGCCCCGGGAACGCCCCCCGCCGACTTCTTGCGACAGGAGATCTCCAACAAGACCTCGGCGTTGTTCACCGTCCCCGAGCAGTCCCTGGCGTCGGAGTTTCCCGCACCGGACACCGCCCGGCGCATTCTGGAAGCGGTCGGCGGCGCAGGCGGTCGCACGTTCAGCAACATCGCCGCAGCCGCCGGCGACCGCGGCGGCCCGGTCAGTTCCGGCACCCTGTCCCCGCTGCTGCACAGGCTCGTCGAGGAGAAGCAGATCCTCACCGTCGACAAGCCGTTGTCCACCAAGCCCAGCAAACTGGCCCAGTACCGAATCGCCGACAGCAACCTGCGCCTTTACCTGGCCATCTTGCGCGACGTGCATCAACTGGTTCTGCGCGACCGGACAGCGGCCGCCCGCGCTGTCCTTGACAGTCGGTGGTCCACCTGGCGGGGCAACGCCGTCGAGCCGATCATTCGCGATGCGCTGGCCATCTCCGCCGGTGCCGGACGCCTGCCCTGGGCCGACACGTGGGAAGTTGGCGCCTGGTGGAACCGGCAGTTCAACCCGGAGATCGATCTTGTGGGAGTCGACCGCACCCCGGTCGCCTCCCGCATCGCGTTCGCCGGCTCCATCAAATGGCAGGAGGGCCCGTTCGACAGGCGCCATCTCGACGAACTGCGGCGCGACGCCCCGCTGATCCCGGGTTTTCAGCTCGGCGTCAGCGGCCTGGTCGTCGTCAGCCGTTCTGGAGTCGACCTCCCGGCGGACTCTGTGGATCTTGTTTGGGGACCTGACGACATCGTCCAGACGTGGTCGGCCTGATGCAGGCAGACGTTGCGATGGGTGCGACGTTCTCCCCGCCAGCGGTCGCATGGACGCGACGAAGGCCAGCATCCACCGGTCAGAGGCTCGTGGTGAGGACGCCGCACGCGGCCAGCGGCAGCACCGCGCTCAGCGTGCCCACCAGGACCGACGAGCGGATCCGGGTACGGGACACGAGCACCGCGAGCATCGCCAGGCTGACCAGTAGAGCGAGGAACATCGCCGGCGCGGCCACGTAGAGCCCGAAGATCAGCGTGCGGGAGCGTTCGGAGTCGCACCCCTCGCCGCAGTCCGCCGGGACCGATCCGGAGAGCGTGCCGAGAAACAGGCCGAACGCCACGACGACTGCGACGTACCAGCCGACCAGCACCAGGAACGCGGCGCGTGGGTTGGCCCTGCCAGTGCCGGCGGGGGCGGGGCGTGGCGGCGACAGCGTCATGCCCGAAGTATCCGACGTCGTGCCAGCGGCGTCAGCCCCGAGTGCGCCGGGCCTTGTCGATGACCACGTCCGCGGGGAGTGGTGTGGCTACTAGGTTCGGAACATGTCATCTGGACCTTCGCGCCACCGTCCCGGAGTTGGTTGGCTGGTTCGCCGGCTGCCGACCCGGGCGGTCGAGGCGGCGTCCCACCTCCAGGCTTTCGTGCTCTCCGGCGTGGTCACGGTGCTGGCCGTGCGGGCGTACCTTGAGGCGGCCGACTATCCGCAGATCGGCGGCGGCGGGCTGCACATCGCCCATGTGCTCTGGGGCGGCCTGCTGCTCGCTGTCGGCCTCGGGATCCCGCTGGTCTTCCTTGGCGAAGGGCCACGCACAGCCGGGGCGATCGTCGGCGGCATCGGGTTCGGGCTGTTCATCGACGAGGTGGGCAAGTTCGTCACCACCGGCACCGACTACTTCTACGCCCCGGCCGCCGCCATCATCTACGTCGCGTTCGCCCTGCTCGTCCTGCTCACCCAGGCGGTACGTGGGCGTACCGGCCGATCCCAGTTGACCCCGGCCGAGCGTACGGCCAACGCGCTGGACATGGTGCTCAGCGGTCAGCCCGCCGGGCTGACCGACCGGCGTCGGGCGGACGTGCGGCGTCTCGTGCGGGGCACCGGGCCTGCCGACGAGGCGGCCGTGGAGCAGTTGCTGGACACGATGCCGCGACGGGAGCCGCCTCCGGTCCGGTTCTGGCAGCGGGCGGCGGACCGGGCCCGGCGTCTTGCCGCCTGGGCGACCCGGCAGCGCTGGCTGGTCTGGCTGGTGGTGGTCTACCTGGTGCTGGAGCCGGTGCTGGTCGTGGTGGCGGTGCTGCTGGACGGTGTGACCGGAGAGCTGGACCAGGAACGCGAGTGGGGCGCGGTGCTCGGTGTCACCGCCACCGCGCTTGTCACGGCGGTGCTCGGTCTGCGGGCAGCGTGGCTGCTGCGCCCGAACCGGCTCGACGCGTTCCGGCTGTTCAAGCTCGCACTGCTCGTCGACCTGCTGTTCGGGCAGATCTTCAACTTCACTGTCAACCAGTTCAGTGCGGTCGCCGTGGTCGCGATCGACCTGGCCCTGCTGGGGGTGGTCACCGCCGAGCACCGCCGGTTGCGGCGCGCCGCCGACCAGGGTGCCCTCCTCGGCGCTCCCTAGGATGGCTCACCGACCACGGTCCTAGTGAGGGGGCGTTTCCATGGTGGACAGGAACGACATCGAAGCGGCCGCCGCGCTGGTCGCCGGGCGGGTCCGGGAAACCCCGGTCATCGCCGTCGACGGGGCAGACCTGGGCGTGGCCGGGCAGCTCAGTCTCAAGCTGGAGTTGCACCAGCACACCGGCTCGTTCAAGCCGCGCGGCGCGTTCAACCGGATGCTCCAGGGGCCGCTGCCGCCGGCTGGGGTGATCGCCGCCTCGGGCGGAAACCACGGTCTCGCTGTCGCGTACGCGGCCCGGTCGCTGGGCGTACCGGCGGAGGTTTTCGTGCCGGTGACCTCCTCGCCGGTGAAGGTGCAGCGGCTCGCCGGGCTGGGTGCCCAGGTGCGGCAGGTGGGTCAGCACTACGCGGAGGCGTTGGCGGCGAGCACCCGACGGGCGGAGGAGACGGGCGCGCTTGTCGTGCACGCGTACGACCAGCCGGAGGTGGTGGCCGGTCAGGGCACCGTCGGGCGGGAACTGGAACGGCAGGTGGACGGCGTCGACACCGTGTTGGTGGCGGTCGGCGGTGGTGGGTTGGTGTCCGGCATCGCCAGTTGGTTCGACGGGTCGGTACGTGTCGTCGCCGTCGAGCCCGAGCAGATCCCCACGCTGCACTCCGCTCTCAAGGCGGGCGGGCCGGTCGACATCGCTGTGGGCGGCGTCGCCACCGACTCATTGGGTGCCCGACGGATCGGTGAGATCGCCTTCGACACCGCCCGCCGTACCGGGGTGGTTTCGGTGCTGGTCCGCGACGAGGATCTGGTGCGGGCGCGTCGGCTGCTCTGGTCGGAGCTGCGGGTCGCCACCGAGTTCGGTGGTGCTGCCGCGTTGGCCGCGCTGGTCGGCGGGGCGTACGTGCCGCAGGCGGGGGAGCGGGTGGCGGTGATCGTCTGCGGCGGCAACACCGATCCGAGTGACCTGGGACCGGCCGCGCCGCACTGAGCTGGCCCGGCGGGGAGCAACCCCCGCCGGACCAGCGGCGGGTGGGTCAGAGGGGATAGGTGCGGGCGACCGCAAGCATGTCGGACCTGTGCGACCCGACGATGCCGACGTCCGGCGGTCGGGGGCGGAAGCCGGGCAGCGCGTCCAGGCCGTCGCTGGCGTCCATGGCCCGCACCACTACCGGCCCGCCCTTCGGGCTCACTGTCAGGGTGACCTCGAAGCCCTCCGGCGGCAGGGCGTGGAAGACCAGCCCGAAGCCCCACTTCCCCTTCCTGGGCTCCATCGGCACCGGTCGGCCGGCGACCTCGGCGCGCAGCACCGTGGCGGTCGACGTGTCGACGTGCAGGGTGGCCAGCCGGGCCGGCCGTTGCGGGGTGAGCCGCAGCCGCAGGGTGCGCTCGGTGCCGGAGGTGCTGTCGGCAAGCACGTCCACCTTCGGCGCCGGCAGGTTCGTCACCGGTGCCGGCCCGGTTCGCAGCTTGGCCTTGCCCAGCCCGGGGAAGTCGTCCTCGACGCTTGTGAACCCGCCCACGTAGCCGTCGGTCCACGGCTGCGGATCGGGCTCGCGGCTGAGCCAGCGGGCCTGGCCGGTGCCGGCGTCCAGGGCGTACATCAGGTGGGTGGGCGCGGGGTGGTCGGCGTCCAACCGGTCCACGACGAGCCCGACCCCGGCGAGCACCACGGCCGCCAGGGCGGCGGCCACGGCCGGCAGGACGGCGAGCCGTCGGGCGCGCAGGGCCACCAGCCCCCGCTGACCGCCGGCCTGCGGGTGCAGCAGGTCGACCACCGGTAGGGCGGTCAGACCGAGCAGCACCGCGACAAGCGCGGCAACTCCGCCCTTCGCCATGCCCAGCGCGGGAAAGAGCAGAGTCACCGTGGGCAGCAGGATGATCACGCCGACCGCTGCGGCGACGGTCGTCGCGACCACCGGCCACGGCCCGGTCTGCCGGGTCCGCAGCGCGACGAGCCCGGCGATGCCACCGGCCAGGGCCGGCAGTGTGGTGAGGTACGCCCCACCGGGCACCGCGACGGCGAGCAGCACCCCGAACACTGCCAGCCAGGCCAGCCCGCCGAAGGCGAGCGCGGCCGGGCCGACCCGGCGGCGGGTCAGCGCGTACCAGGTGAACAGGATCGCGGCGGCGAGCGCCAGCACTGCCATTCGGTACCAGATCGGCCGGTACGGGTCGAGCAGTTGGGCGTACCCCGGTCGGATGGCCCTGATCGCCAGCCAGAGCAGTTGCGCGGCGGCCGGCGCGGCCACGATCGGCACGAGGGCGAGCCCGAAGCCGGCGGCCAGGCGGCCGGTGCTGGCCCGGCCCTGGCGGCGGGTCAGCCAGCCCAGCGCGGCCACCGCGAGCACCGCGAGCAGGGCCAGCGGCAGGGTGAGCCAGCCGGGATAGCGGACCAGCCCGCCGGGGACCGGGAAGTAGGTCGCGTCGTCGCCCGCACGCAGGGCGGTCAGGTCTGTGCTGCCGAATTCCCGGGCGAGGCCCAGCGCGTTGTCCCCGTGCTGCTGGAGGCTGCCCTGGCTCACCGCCGCAGGCGTGTCCAGCGGCGTGTGGTAGACCGCGCCGCCGTCGATGTACGCCGAGTTCAACCCGACGAACTTCTGGTCGAGGAAGGCGGTGAAGTCGGTGTCGTTGGGCAGCGCTCGATAGATCTCCACTGCGAACGAGGTGCCGACCGGGTGCGGGGCGGCCCGGCTGAAGACGTCCACGAGCTTCGCGTTGTCCTGCGACGTCTCGAACATGATCACCGGGCCGGTGGACCCGCGCGCCTCCAGGTTGAGCACCACCCCGCCGTCGGCGGCCAGCGGATGGCTGGCGGAGAACGCCACAGCGCCGCAGAGGCACGCCTCCTCGGCGTCGGTGAGCACGAAGACGATGTCGTTGCGCGGCCGCGGGCCGACGCTGAGGGCGCGGGCCACCTCCAGGACGGCAGCGGTGCCGGCGGCGGCGTCGTTGCCACCCGGCCCGGTCTGCACCGAGTCGTAGTGGGACACCAGGAACACCCGGCCCGTCGGGTCGGTGCCGGGCAGCCGGGCCACCACGTTGCGGACCCGGGCCAGGGCCGTCCCGCCCGCCGCCCCGCTGAGTTCACCTGCCTCCGGTGCCACGGTGTCCTGCACCTCGGTCTCCAGGCCCAGCCCGCGTAGCCGCTGCTCAAGGTGCGCGCGGACCTGGTCGTTGGCCGGGCTGCCGGCGGCGTGCGGCCGGGCAGCGATCACCTGCACGTCCTCGAACGCGCGGGCGGCGCTGAACTCGCCCGTCGGAGCGTCCGCCGGCCGTGGCGTCGGCGTGCGCAGGTCGAGCAGGCTGCTGGCGCCGACGGCGACCAGCGCGACGAGCGCCGCGGCGGCAGCCAGGAGCCGCCGGCGCGGTCGCGCCAACGCACGGTCGGCAGCGGGTACGCCGCGTTTCGGGCGGGTCGGTGTGTCGGCCGTGGCGGCTGTGGAAGGTGCGCCCACGGGAACTCCTTGGGGATGGTGGGACCTGAGGGTGGCATCATCCTGCCTTCCGACTCCCCGGATGGCACGGCCGAACGTCCATCTATCTTCGGCCCGGCGGCGAGCAGTGACCCGGCCCATGCCCACCCGTGCCGCGCCCATCGTGTTGTGTGCGACCGTTGTCTAATACAGGATCAGCGGGGCACTCGGAAGGAGAGCGACATCACCAGCGAACTCCCGCGTCTCGCGGCGGTGACCCGGCCGCAGCGGGGAGCCGGCATTGCCGGTTCCCCTGTGGTGCCGTACCCCCACGGTGGCCTGGGGCGACACGCCAGCCTGCCGCCCGGTGAACGGTTGCGGGTGCTGCTGGTGGAGGACGACGAGGGCGACGCCTTCCTCGTCGGTGAGTTGCTCGCCGAGACGAACTCGATGATCGACCTGTTGGTCGCCACCAGCCTCAGCGAGGCGCGTCAGCGGATCACGAACGTCGACTGCGTCCTGCTCGACCTCGGCCTGCCCGACGCGCAGGGCCTGGACGGGCTGCGCCAGGTGCTGGAGATGTCCAGCGGCGCCGCGGTGTGCGTCCTGACCGGCCGCTCAGACGAACACCTGGGCATCGTGGCGGTCGCCGAGGGTGCACAGGACTACCTGGTCAAGGGTCAGGTGGACGGTGTCCTGCTGACCCGGGCGCTGCGCTACGCGGTGGAGCGCAAGCGCGCCGACGTGAACGCCCGCCGGCTGCGCGAGGTCGAGTTGCGCCAGGCCGAGTCGGCCCGGCTCGAACGTGGCCTGCTGCCCCAGCCCTTGATGACGACCGACCAGGTGGCGGTGCACACCTTCTACCGACCCGGCCGGCACGCCGCGTTGATCGGTGGAGATTTCTTCGACGTGGTGCAGACCCACCCGGACCGTCTCGACCTGATCGTCGGCGACGTCTGCGGGCACGGGGTCGACGAGGCCGCGCTCGGCGTGGAGCTGCGGGTGGCCTGGCGGGCACTGGTGCTCGCCAGGGTGCCGGACGACGAGGTGCTGCCCGCGCTGGAGCAGGTGCTGATGAGCGAGCGCCGCCTTCAGGAGATCTTCGCGACGGTGGCCGCCGTCCGCCTGGACCTGGATGCCAACCGGGCGACCGTTCGGCTCGCCGGGCATCCGCCACCGCTGCTGCTTTCCGGCGGGCGGGTCACTCCGGTGCCCGCGCCCGGCGGCCTGCTGCTGGGCGTACGACCCCGCCGGCCGATCGCCTACGACCTGGAGTTCGACACCGATGACTGGTCCCTGTTGATGTACACCGACGGCCTGATCGAGGGGCGGGTGGGCGCGAGCGACGATCGGCTCGACGTGCCGGGCCTGAGCGGGCTGCTCGACGAGCCGGCCAACCGTCAGGTGCCGCTGCCCGAGCTGCCGGCCTGGTTGGTGGGTCGGGCCGAGCAGATCAACGGCGGCCCGCTCGCTGACGACGTGGCCATGCTGCTGGTCAGCCGGGGCGGTGGCAGGTGAAGTCGATGGTTGGCGGCTGGAATCTGCGCCGCCGGGTCATGACCATGCTCGTCGTCGTGGGTCTGCTGCTGATCGGACTGGCCGGCGCGGAGGCGGCGGTGGCCGCCCGCAACCGCACGCAGATCGACGCGATCCTCAACAAGACCGCCCCGCTGCGGGTGCAGTCGCAGGAGTTGCTCAACGCGCTGCTCGACCAGGAGACGGCGGTCCGCGGGTACGCGGTCAGCGGTGACCCGGCCGACCTCGGCCCGTACCAGGTCGGGCTCGACCAGGAGCGGGACACCATCGCCTCGATGCAGATGCTGCTCCACGACTACCCGCAGATCGGCCAGGAGCTGCGGATAGTCGAGGAGCGTACCGAGCAGTGGCGGCGGTCGGTCGCCGAGCCGGTGATCACGGCAACCAAGGAGAGGGGCACCAGGGCCGGCCAGGAACTGGTCACCGACGGCGCTCGGCAGCAGTTCGACGAGTTGCGGGCTGCGGTCGGCGATCTCCAGGAGGAGATCCTGAGCGCCCGGGAGCAGTCCGCCGGCGACGTACGTCGCAGCAGCAACCTGCTGGTCGTGCTGTTGATCGTCGCCGCGTTGGTGGTGGTCGTGGCCGGCTCGGCCCTGCTGCTGTCCCTGGACCGGATGGTGATCCGGCCACTGATCGGGCTGGCCGCCCAGGTCCGTGAGGTCGCCGACGGTGACTACCAGCACCGCATCGCCACCACCGGCCCACCGGAGTTCGTCCGGCTCGGCGAGGACGTGGACGCGATGCGCCAGAAGATCGCCGCCGACCTGGCCGAGGTGCGGGAGGCCCGCGAGCGCATCGAGTGGGTCAACACCCAGCTCCAGAAGCAGGCCGAGGAGCTGACCCGGTCCAACCGCGACCTGGAGCAGTTCGCGTACGTCGCCTCGCACGATCTCCAGGAGCCGCTGCGCAAGGTGGCCAGCTTCTGCCAGTTGCTCCAACGCCGCTACTCGGGGCAGCTCGACGAGCGGGCCGACCAGTACATCGCCTTCGCGGTCGACGGCGCGCAGCGGATGCAGCGCCTGATCAACGACCTGCTCGCGTTCTCCCGGATCGGTCGGCTCACCACCGGTTTCGTCGACGTCGACCTGAACAAGGTGATGGGGGACGTGGCCGGGCAGACCGAGGCCGCCCGGCAGTACGCCGACGCGGAGTTGACCTGGACCGAGATGCCGGTGATCCGGGGCGAGGAGCCCCTGCTCACCAACCTGCTGGCGAACCTGGTCAGCAACTCGATCAAGTTCCGTCGTCCGGACGTGCCGCCGAAGGTGCACATCTCGTCCCGCCTGGTCGACGGCGAGTGGGAGATCACCTGTCAGGACAACGGCATCGGTATCGAGCCCGAATTCGCCGACAAGATCTTCGTCATCTTCCAGCGGCTGCACTCGAAGGACGCGTACCCGGGCACCGGCATCGGGTTGGCGATCGTCAAGAAGATCGTGGAATATCACGGCGGCCGGGTCTGGGTGGACACCGACGTGCCGGAGGGTACGGCGATCCGGTTCACCCTGCCGGTACGGCCCGAGGACCTGGAGGCGACCGTCGCCGCCGACCCGGCGGAGCAGCCGGAGCAGTCGGACCAGCCGGAGTCGATCGCTACTGACGAGACAAAAGCCGCAGACGAGTCGCCGGATGCCCTGCCGGAACAGTCCGCCGGGTCGGACCGGAAGGACGGGGCCGACGGGTCGCCGGAAGGCGGTAGAACGGGTGACATGAGGGAGACGGTGGGATGACCGCGCCGGCCGACGGCAAGAGCCCGATCGAGGTCCTGCTCGTGGAGGACGATCCGGGTGACGTGTTGATGACCCAGGAGGCGTTCGAGGAGCACAAG from Micromonospora profundi harbors:
- a CDS encoding ABC-F family ATP-binding cassette domain-containing protein — its product is MSATMIVKDLAAGHGDRPLFAGLDLVVAPGDVVGLVGPNGAGKSTLLRTLAGLLPVEAGSVRLSPPTASVGHLPQEPERRPGETVRDFLARRTGVTAAQAALDAAAEALTAGAVGADDAYADALERWLALGGADLEERAEQVSADLGLAVDLDHPTTGLSGGQAARAGLASLLLSRYDVFLLDEPTNDLDLAGLERLEEFVTGLRAGTVLVSHDREFLTRTVTRVLELDLPQQQINQYGGGYAAYLEEREVARRHARADFEEYADTRAGLEARARTQRSWMEKGVKNARRKATDNDKIGRKFRSEATEKQASKAKQTERLIERLDVVEEPRKEWELRMEIAAAPRAGAVVATLRGAVVRRGGFTLGPIDLQIDWADRVAVTGANGSGKSTLLAALLGRLPLDEGTASLGPGVVVGEVDQARGLFLGDAPLIDAFHAAVPHMSPADARTLLAKFGLRAAHVPRPAATLSPGERTRAALALLQGRGVNLLVLDEPTNHLDLPAIEQLESALASYPGTLLLVTHDRRMLAAIETNRRLRVDAGRIAED
- a CDS encoding threonine/serine dehydratase encodes the protein MVDRNDIEAAAALVAGRVRETPVIAVDGADLGVAGQLSLKLELHQHTGSFKPRGAFNRMLQGPLPPAGVIAASGGNHGLAVAYAARSLGVPAEVFVPVTSSPVKVQRLAGLGAQVRQVGQHYAEALAASTRRAEETGALVVHAYDQPEVVAGQGTVGRELERQVDGVDTVLVAVGGGGLVSGIASWFDGSVRVVAVEPEQIPTLHSALKAGGPVDIAVGGVATDSLGARRIGEIAFDTARRTGVVSVLVRDEDLVRARRLLWSELRVATEFGGAAALAALVGGAYVPQAGERVAVIVCGGNTDPSDLGPAAPH
- a CDS encoding ATP-binding protein; protein product: MFVGRRTELDLLTKQLDHVKRTGGGRSVAIRGRRQVGKSRLVQELCDQVELPYCFYTAVKGASSVEAVGHFLGALRDSSLLTSGGRDLLPSQPTAGGWGDMLRVLAGVLPDTPSVVVFDELPWISEQDATFDGHLQVAWDRLLSSKPVLLLLLGSDLHMMQRFTEYDRPFYGRATNMVLGPFNLGETAAVTGLSGADAIDAHLITGGLPGVALEWAPGTPPADFLRQEISNKTSALFTVPEQSLASEFPAPDTARRILEAVGGAGGRTFSNIAAAAGDRGGPVSSGTLSPLLHRLVEEKQILTVDKPLSTKPSKLAQYRIADSNLRLYLAILRDVHQLVLRDRTAAARAVLDSRWSTWRGNAVEPIIRDALAISAGAGRLPWADTWEVGAWWNRQFNPEIDLVGVDRTPVASRIAFAGSIKWQEGPFDRRHLDELRRDAPLIPGFQLGVSGLVVVSRSGVDLPADSVDLVWGPDDIVQTWSA
- a CDS encoding GNAT family N-acetyltransferase, encoding MRLEKITPENYEAALELSVRPDQEDLVAPVVQSLAEAYVFPDHAWPRLIYDGDRLVGFLMAFLDIPWGDNPDDLRSGLWRLNIAADAQGKGYGRFATAAACGEIRARGGTQAYVTWEPRAGGPEEFYLKLGFRPTGEQSGGQTVGVLDL
- a CDS encoding ROK family protein; this translates as MVTTLAIDCGGGGIKASVLDEAGTMRARPLRVPTPYPLPPALFVQTLLDLGARLPTADRLTVGVPGMIRHGVVVATPHYVTRNGPRTRVDPDLLAEWSGWDARGALADAFGVPALVLNDAEVHGAGVVAGTGCELVLTLGTGLGSALFDGGRLAPHLELSHAPVRWGTTYDTYVGEPERRRLGDAFWSRRIRQVVDGLRPVFRWDRLYLGGGNSRLIRPEQLARMGDDVVVVPNTAGIVGGVRAWELSTGRRNART
- a CDS encoding tetratricopeptide repeat protein, whose amino-acid sequence is MDLLADYRRATMFFETGDPSGAARLLEPIVDAEPGNAAVRQLLARAYFQSAQLNRAEAHLRELVDRDPSDHYAHHVLGRTLERLNRHTDALRHLRIAAAMYAANDDYRVALDRVEARVGGTR
- a CDS encoding Smr/MutS family protein, giving the protein MKLKLDLHEIFNKGQDIDRALRGIMDEAVAKKATLVEIIPGKGSGQLKKRVLRFLDQKDVKQLYHRVEKDSKNFGRLFVHFRWK